One part of the Thermodesulfobacteriota bacterium genome encodes these proteins:
- the rplW gene encoding 50S ribosomal protein L23: MKEPLQTIKRPIITEKSSAIKESGWYVFSVGRKANKKEIKEAVEKVFKVKVEAVRTLIVPGKKVKRFGRPVGRRSPLKKAYVKLKEGKIEFFEGV, from the coding sequence TTGAAAGAACCATTGCAGACAATTAAGCGCCCCATAATAACAGAAAAGTCTTCGGCCATAAAGGAAAGCGGCTGGTATGTTTTTTCAGTTGGAAGGAAGGCTAATAAGAAAGAAATAAAGGAAGCGGTAGAAAAGGTATTCAAGGTGAAGGTAGAAGCAGTAAGGACACTGATAGTCCCCGGAAAGAAAGTAAAGAGGTTTGGGCGTCCCGTAGGGCGTAGGTCCCCGCTAAAGAAGGCATATGTAAAGCTTAAAGAAGGAAAGATAGAATTTTTTGAGGGTGTTTAA
- the rplD gene encoding 50S ribosomal protein L4, which yields MPQYDIYDLNRNKVGSIELDPEIFESPIKEHLFYYVVNWQLANHRSGTASTKTRGEVSGGGRKPWKQKHLGRARQGSIRAPQWRKGAVIFGPKPKDWSYAVPKKVRRGALRSALSLKHKDGHIVILKDFNLDRVKTRLVVDFIRTFELDRALVVISGENENLTKSARNLKSVKVLKSEGLNVYDLLRFDTLVMTEDSLLKVQEVLKG from the coding sequence GTGCCGCAGTATGATATATACGATTTGAATAGGAACAAGGTAGGCTCTATCGAGCTTGATCCAGAGATATTTGAATCTCCCATCAAGGAGCATTTGTTTTATTACGTAGTTAATTGGCAGTTAGCCAACCATCGTTCCGGAACTGCATCAACCAAGACCAGGGGAGAGGTGAGCGGGGGAGGAAGGAAGCCCTGGAAACAGAAGCATCTGGGGCGGGCGCGCCAAGGAAGTATAAGAGCCCCGCAATGGAGAAAGGGAGCCGTTATCTTTGGGCCGAAGCCCAAGGATTGGTCCTATGCTGTTCCTAAGAAGGTAAGACGCGGGGCGTTGCGAAGCGCACTTTCTCTAAAACATAAGGATGGTCACATCGTCATACTAAAGGATTTTAATCTTGACCGGGTGAAGACGAGACTGGTAGTGGATTTTATCAGGACTTTTGAGCTTGACCGAGCCCTCGTAGTCATTAGCGGAGAAAACGAGAATCTTACTAAATCTGCAAGAAACCTGAAAAGCGTCAAGGTGCTGAAGTCAGAAGGGCTAAACGTCTATGATCTCCTCAGATTCGATACCTTGGTTATGACAGAGGACTCACTTCTCAAGGTTCAGGAGGTACTCAAGGGTTGA
- the rplC gene encoding 50S ribosomal protein L3: MIEGLIGKKIGMTELFFDDGTAVPATVVVAGPCFVIDKKRQDKDGYEAVQVGFEEIKPKRLNKPLLGHLKRAGVPPLRVIKEFAVLDGKADDYKPGDVIRVDVFKEGDLIDVTGTSKGKGFAGVMKRHGFAGQPDSHGGMSHRKPGSIGQHSFPARVWKGLRMAGHMGAEKVTMQRLKVVKIDPDKNLIVIKGSVPGPNGGILILKHTTKGRVKSAAV, from the coding sequence ATGATTGAAGGACTGATAGGTAAAAAAATAGGAATGACCGAATTATTCTTCGATGACGGCACGGCTGTGCCGGCCACAGTGGTCGTAGCCGGACCGTGCTTCGTGATTGACAAGAAGAGACAGGACAAAGACGGATACGAGGCCGTTCAGGTGGGTTTTGAAGAGATAAAACCGAAGAGGCTTAATAAACCCCTTCTCGGACATCTAAAAAGGGCCGGGGTTCCACCCTTGAGGGTCATAAAGGAGTTCGCAGTTCTCGACGGCAAGGCCGACGATTACAAGCCGGGTGATGTGATAAGGGTCGATGTCTTCAAGGAAGGAGACCTCATAGATGTTACCGGAACCAGCAAAGGAAAGGGTTTCGCCGGGGTTATGAAAAGGCACGGCTTTGCCGGACAGCCTGATTCCCATGGCGGCATGTCTCACCGAAAACCGGGGTCGATAGGCCAACACTCCTTTCCGGCTAGGGTATGGAAGGGGCTTAGAATGGCCGGTCATATGGGTGCGGAAAAGGTTACTATGCAGAGACTCAAAGTGGTGAAGATAGACCCGGATAAAAACCTGATAGTCATAAAGGGGTCAGTCCCCGGGCCAAACGGGGGTATCCTGATACTCAAGCACACGACAAAAGGGAGAGTCAAAAGTGCCGCAGTATGA
- the rpsJ gene encoding 30S ribosomal protein S10 produces the protein MNRAAKIRIKLKSFDHKLLDRSASEIVETAKRTGARVAGPVPLPTDISRYCVLRSPHVDKNSREHFEVRTHKRLVDILEPTQQTIDALMKLDLASGVEVEIKLTGS, from the coding sequence GCTCAAGTCATTTGACCACAAGTTGCTGGATAGGTCTGCATCGGAAATCGTAGAGACGGCTAAAAGAACCGGGGCAAGAGTAGCCGGTCCAGTTCCATTACCGACCGATATAAGTCGTTATTGCGTGCTAAGGTCGCCGCATGTGGATAAAAATTCGAGAGAGCATTTCGAGGTCAGGACACACAAGAGGCTGGTGGATATACTGGAGCCCACACAGCAAACCATAGATGCTCTGATGAAACTCGACCTGGCTTCGGGGGTTGAGGTTGAGATAAAACTTACGGGGTCTTAA